Within Spinacia oleracea cultivar Varoflay chromosome 4, BTI_SOV_V1, whole genome shotgun sequence, the genomic segment AGTAACAAAATCCTCCACGAGCTGTATAACAGAACCTGTCTTGCAAACAATAGAAGACATGAACCATTCCGAAAGAACTGATGATGCACATAAAAACAGAGATGAAGGGTGGTTTTTTTTTCTGCCAGAAAAGAAAAGCTCATTTCCTAAATCTTACCCACTATGTACCAAATGCATATGTATTTTCGCAAGTGCATAAGCTGCAGTTGGAAGGATAGCTTCAACTTCCTCGTCACTAACCTGTAAATATGAGATGGAAGCAAAATAAGGAACCTTTTCAGTTCTTTTCTTAAGAGAGGAAAATATGGAACTTGATAAAAAAAATGCCAACATCAAAGTAAGTCATCAACAATAATAGACGAAGAAACTAACTTTCTTGGCACTGATACATAAAAGGCAAGGGTAGATACCAAGAACACAATCACAAGAATCAAGTACCACGAGTATTGAAGCACCAAATAAGCCAAGCTACTATATCAGCAATCCAAATATACAAAGAAGAAGAGATTGAAACCAAAGGTGGATAGAACCTGAAACATTTCAAGTCTAAGTCTGCTATGTGTTGCAAAATCAAACTGATCATCCATCAGTTATGATATGGAGAGGCATAGATCAGGTGGAAATGACAGAGAAAAGTGTGATACTGATGCCATATCCTAGAGAAAACGAATGTGATGGTCGATGGGAACAACAATGACTAACAGAAAACGTGACTAAATTGGTTCAAAATTTAAAAACTAGAAATGGAAGGGTGAGAACTGAGAAGGATCAGGAACAAAAGGAAATCCTAAACAAATTGTACAAAGGCGAAAGGATAGGGTGCAAGACTGTGAGCAGTGAGCACACTAGATACTTTTCATATCAACAAGTACTAATAAAACACTCCTCCATCCAGAAGATAACCACATGTTGAGTAAAAAAAGGCACTCTTTGTAAATGCATAAAGCCCTGTGAAGCTGAACGTTAAAGAATTCCAACTTATATCTGCTGCCCTTACTCTTTAGTCCTTATGCCAAGAAAAAACAGTTATATTCTTCAATAGCATATGGTAATTCAAATAGCAGAATCCACCTAATATAGAATGCTAGCATTTTCCATTTGATAAAAAAAGTTCCAAAAATTCATAACTAAAGCATTAACAGGAGTAAAAAACTAGTTGGATAGTGCAAAAGCAGAGACATACAGCTGACCATCCGTCAATATTTGTGCTCTTCAAAATCTGAACAGGCCTGTGAAATAAAAACGTTCCTTATGCATAAACATCTCTAGCTAGAAAAGATGACATAAAGAAATAAAATTTCTAATATGGAATGTAACTTACGTATCAACTGGGCAGAGCAGTAGACAGTCATCCCCTTTAGAATTTGTAAATACTCTCCGTATCATACACTCCAATGGAAGGTTATTTGTTGGATCGACCTGTGCACGTAAACAACTAGTTAGACATCAAACAGACAGAGATAATTGTGCATATCACTGTATACGGAGCTCATTGCCTGAAATTACCATACAAAGTCGAGTAACTCACAATTACCAGAAGCTCAAGCTACTGACCAGAAGTAGTCACTACATAGAATACAGAATTGCTGGGATAAAGGAACGAAGAAATGGACTCCAAGTCAGACCAACATGTTCAAACCATGATTTCTTCACAAAATTTAAAGTCCATAGTTTTTTTACTCTACCCAATCTCAACTACAAAACTTCAACGATCAATTAACCCACCAAACAATCAACCCTTCACTAATCTTGCAATCCATGAAAGAAATCTAAGACCAAATTCTACCCTAAATTACCCCCCACAAGTTTCGGCTTTCAAAAGCAAACCCTCACAATATACAAAACACAAATAAGCTCCCTCCATCATCAAAACAAAATCACAGGTGAATTCATTCCCATTACCACCACAGGCGCCATTCATTACTGCCTACCAAACAAGCTGAAATAGTTCATTAATCTACATACTTAAACCAAAATTGTGCAAtaacaagaacaagaaaaatacaACAAATTAAAGCAAAACATCACTAACATTAAGAGGAAATTAAACAAGAAACAATAAACAGAGTTGGAAGTGCACTCAACAATAATGGCAATTCGTCTCGGCGCAACCATAAGAACACGGCCTTGATCATCAATCACAAACCCAGCTGGTGGTTTTGGCAAAGGCAACGGAATATATACATCTGAACGCCTTGACTTCCCGCCAACACtattttcattttctctctccaattcAAACCCGTCTTCAACCTCCTCCAAAACCTCCAATTCCTCAAAGCTCAAATCTTTAGAAACAGGTGGGGCCTTCTTTTTTCTCTTCTTATTGGATTTAACTGATGACCCACTTTGCTGCTTTGCAGCAGCACAAACAATGAGTTGCGCTAATTTAAGGGGTTTTGATGAAAAGGGTTTAAGGTTGGAAATGCagattgaggagagagaaagtgggagGGTTTTAGGGTGTCGATTAAATGGGGTTTTAGGGATTGACAGTTGAGTTGTTGAAGAAATGGATAAGGCCATGGCTTTTTGTTGTAGATTTTTGCAGGAATGGGGTTTGGGTTTCTGCCGGATTTTGGTGGAAGGAGAGAAATTTGGAGGGTAGAAATATCTGCTTGGACTCCTAAAGATTTTTACAAGACTTTCTGGTCCTATTTTATACTCTCATACTGTGGCTTCGATATTTATTTcatccgtttcaaaataatTTTACTCATAACATCTTTTAATACAGAGTATAAAATTACAACATTTTTGATATTTTATCATTTATTTAGTTTCACTGCGGAATAACTTGAAACATATTGGAGGAATTTGAGCATATAATTTTATCAATGTAATGTTTTTTTTCCTGTTTACGGAAACGTGGTATTGTTAAATTAGTATTTGTTGTCTATTTAATGAAGTATGGAGTATGTATCATGTATACATAGAGGTTCAATTGATGTTGGAACGAAACGCAATTTGGATTGTGGTAGTGAAGTGTGTGGTTGTCATGGTTGATGAAAACTTGAAGCATCGGATGTTAGTTTGTATCCTTAAAGGCTTAAACACAACCACATTCCTAGTTCTCTAGAATCCCGAATTTTCGGATCACGACTTTGAAAGAGCCGGCTATATAATTAAATCCAATATGTAAGTGTagtggatttattaatttgtgacTCGAGGCTAAAGAAACTCGTGCTCCAATTTAACTTGGTGATATTACAAAACATGAAGGAATCCTCCTTTTTGCCTCGAGGTTCAAGCCCGATCTCGTTTTGGCTCGTTAACAACCCTACCCATATGGATGGTAACGATCATATTGCTTCATACAACCTTGAGACCAGAAATTGTGGATTACGACGTATTCTCCGAATTTGTTTCATAAGCAGAGCATTGTTCCAAATAGGGATATATCTATCTTATTCCCAACCTTTGAAGAATATCCTTCTTTATCGAGTGTGTGATCTTCTTACCATTGTTTGCCTAGAAAAATCTAATTAGGAGACATCATTCTCTAACAAATAGCTTTGTACATAACTCATTACATGGGAAGCCAGCGGAATAAG encodes:
- the LOC110775712 gene encoding uncharacterized protein, yielding MALSISSTTQLSIPKTPFNRHPKTLPLSLSSICISNLKPFSSKPLKLAQLIVCAAAKQQSGSSVKSNKKRKKKAPPVSKDLSFEELEVLEEVEDGFELERENENSVGGKSRRSDVYIPLPLPKPPAGFVIDDQGRVLMVAPRRIAIIVDPTNNLPLECMIRRVFTNSKGDDCLLLCPVDTPVQILKSTNIDGWSAVSDEEVEAILPTAAYALAKIHMHLVHSGFCYTARGGFCYSEESIFDFRSDDGQDVEGVPTEGVEITCFHLDGIHYMVYTPSEPLLFVAVKDDNGQLRIADDDILDDPAVVGTIDEETEFNALVEEEAALLESMFGER